One Nostoc sp. UHCC 0302 DNA window includes the following coding sequences:
- a CDS encoding thioredoxin family protein translates to MTILEAIGTPIGGYAPDFELPGIDNQVHHLSRYLNKFRAVGVISMCNHCPYVELYIDRLKSIQAEFAESGFILIGMNGSNGDHKESFDNMKAFAERYEFNFPYLWDSTQDVTRSFGATKTPMAFLIDKNGIVRYKGQIDDHVHDPASIGENYLRTAIASLFQGQEIHLVETEPVGTSLIWRN, encoded by the coding sequence ATGACTATACTAGAAGCAATTGGCACTCCAATTGGAGGCTACGCACCTGATTTTGAACTGCCAGGAATTGATAATCAAGTACATCATCTCAGCCGTTATTTAAACAAATTCCGCGCAGTCGGCGTCATTTCCATGTGCAACCACTGCCCTTATGTAGAGTTGTATATAGACAGGCTTAAGAGTATTCAAGCGGAATTTGCTGAAAGCGGCTTCATCCTAATTGGGATGAATGGCAGTAATGGTGATCATAAAGAAAGCTTTGACAACATGAAAGCTTTTGCCGAACGTTACGAATTCAACTTTCCCTACCTGTGGGACTCAACCCAAGATGTTACCCGCAGTTTTGGTGCCACGAAAACACCAATGGCTTTCTTAATAGATAAAAATGGTATAGTACGCTACAAAGGGCAAATCGATGATCATGTCCATGACCCAGCATCTATAGGAGAAAATTATTTAAGAACTGCGATCGCCTCTCTGTTTCAAGGTCAAGAAATACATCTAGTGGAAACAGAACCAGTGGGTACTTCATTGATCTGGCGCAACTAG
- a CDS encoding class I SAM-dependent methyltransferase yields the protein MEEWYKQDLAYIHDVGYSDYALKSAPGILEILAQNNIHEGLIVELGCGSGLSALEFTKANYRVLGIDISESMIAIARTRVPDAEFQIQSLFQADIPLCNAVTSISECLNYLFDPENNRQLLVQLFHRIYKALAPGGIFLFDIAEPGQVDQGITTKGFTEGKDWIVLVEKEENQEQETLSRRIISFRQVGEHYRRDDEVHHLRLYKATEIGEELEQVGFQVQIMRSYGEYVLPKAHAAFIARKPI from the coding sequence ATGGAAGAGTGGTACAAGCAAGACCTTGCTTATATTCATGATGTTGGTTACAGTGATTACGCTCTCAAATCTGCTCCTGGCATACTGGAAATCCTGGCTCAAAACAATATACACGAAGGTTTAATTGTGGAATTGGGTTGTGGCAGTGGATTGTCTGCATTGGAATTTACCAAAGCTAATTATCGTGTTCTCGGAATTGATATTTCTGAGTCGATGATTGCAATAGCCCGAACCAGAGTACCGGATGCCGAGTTTCAAATTCAGTCGCTGTTTCAGGCTGATATTCCTTTATGCAATGCCGTGACATCAATCAGTGAATGTCTCAACTACCTATTTGATCCAGAGAACAATCGCCAACTACTAGTTCAACTTTTTCATCGCATCTATAAGGCATTAGCTCCTGGAGGTATTTTCTTATTTGACATTGCAGAGCCAGGACAGGTTGACCAAGGAATTACAACCAAAGGGTTCACTGAAGGAAAAGATTGGATAGTTCTTGTTGAGAAGGAGGAAAACCAAGAGCAGGAGACATTGAGCCGTCGAATCATCAGCTTTCGCCAGGTAGGAGAACACTACAGAAGAGATGATGAAGTACACCATTTGCGGCTGTACAAAGCAACAGAGATTGGTGAAGAACTTGAGCAAGTCGGTTTCCAAGTTCAGATCATGCGAAGTTATGGTGAGTATGTACTGCCAAAAGCCCACGCCGCATTTATTGCACGTAAACCAATATAA
- a CDS encoding methyltransferase domain-containing protein, whose amino-acid sequence MRKVMQIDKVIESYDHGAVDYEAIMLRYWHIDREPLIASLQLSPGQTVLDAAVGTGLNLLAYPEGVRVVGVDLSHKMLDEARKKRVSADITLKIADLQNLDFPDNSFDAAASGFTLCVVADPVRALEEILRVTKPGAFIAILDYCKSQDPEIEKWQELISDATSQLGFPTGKIKWNALMDYDQLIYNSKLPIEVLLDERTESPNPFLCGCRLLLKNLKS is encoded by the coding sequence AAATAGATAAAGTTATTGAGAGCTACGATCATGGAGCAGTGGATTATGAAGCAATTATGCTGCGTTACTGGCACATTGATCGCGAACCGTTAATTGCTTCCTTGCAACTTAGTCCAGGACAAACCGTGCTGGATGCTGCGGTAGGAACGGGTCTCAATCTTTTAGCCTATCCTGAAGGGGTACGTGTCGTCGGCGTTGATCTTTCTCATAAGATGCTCGATGAGGCACGTAAAAAGCGCGTATCCGCAGATATAACCCTGAAGATAGCGGATCTTCAAAATCTTGATTTTCCAGATAATAGCTTTGATGCCGCAGCATCGGGATTTACCCTTTGTGTTGTTGCTGATCCTGTCCGCGCTCTTGAGGAGATTTTACGAGTTACCAAACCTGGTGCATTTATCGCTATTCTCGATTATTGCAAGTCGCAAGACCCAGAGATAGAGAAATGGCAAGAGTTAATATCTGATGCAACTTCACAGTTAGGCTTTCCGACTGGCAAGATTAAGTGGAATGCATTGATGGATTATGATCAATTAATTTACAACAGTAAGCTTCCGATTGAGGTACTTCTGGATGAGCGCACAGAGAGTCCGAACCCGTTCTTATGTGGTTGTCGATTACTGCTTAAAAACTTGAAAAGTTAA